In one Oligoflexus sp. genomic region, the following are encoded:
- a CDS encoding nuclear transport factor 2 family protein has translation MTRLRWFLVFCFFLTGGRSMADAHEDAVASVLNQFHKAAADHDFQKYFGLMTADAVFIGTDATERWDVKAFKDYVKPHFDKGRGWSYTPRTRHISFSRDKSVAWFDEILENAKYGTCRGTGVLVKDGKDWKISQYHLTIPVPNELADTLVKLIQTPKAK, from the coding sequence ATGACAAGGCTGCGTTGGTTTTTGGTCTTTTGTTTCTTTCTGACAGGAGGACGTTCCATGGCGGATGCCCATGAGGATGCGGTGGCTTCAGTTCTGAATCAATTTCACAAAGCGGCCGCGGACCATGATTTTCAGAAATACTTTGGCCTGATGACCGCGGATGCCGTCTTCATCGGCACCGATGCGACCGAGCGCTGGGATGTGAAAGCCTTCAAGGACTATGTGAAACCGCATTTTGATAAGGGCCGGGGCTGGAGCTATACACCCAGAACGCGGCATATCAGTTTTTCCAGGGATAAAAGCGTGGCCTGGTTCGATGAGATTCTGGAGAATGCCAAATACGGAACCTGTCGCGGCACGGGCGTTTTGGTGAAGGATGGCAAAGACTGGAAAATAAGCCAGTATCATCTCACGATTCCAGTTCCGAATGAACTCGCCGATACTCTTGTCAAACTGATCCAGACCCCCAAAGCGAAGTGA
- a CDS encoding FmdB family zinc ribbon protein codes for MPIYDYKCQHCAQEFTVQASMKDPEPTAGPSCDGPCQIQKCLSRVFGQVAGAHPAPVERPKSQPQEKPSHVCSKYCDLHK; via the coding sequence ATGCCGATCTATGATTATAAATGCCAGCATTGTGCGCAAGAGTTTACGGTTCAGGCCAGCATGAAAGACCCGGAGCCGACTGCGGGCCCATCCTGCGATGGACCCTGCCAGATTCAAAAATGTTTGAGCCGGGTGTTTGGTCAGGTGGCGGGAGCGCATCCCGCTCCCGTGGAAAGACCGAAGAGTCAGCCGCAGGAAAAGCCATCGCACGTCTGTTCGAAATACTGCGATCTGCATAAATAA
- a CDS encoding MFS transporter, whose amino-acid sequence MMNAAGITKEKIRKNVLGSVFLTIFLDLVGFGMFIPVIPLVARRFGASDSEAVAVASLYSLGTLLAVAILGRLSDSMGRKKLLLGTVAVSTVAQVLTGLAQSYPILLAVRFIAGMASGNISVAQACISDVTTPQERGKSMALIGIAFGLGFSLGPAIGALISLLFPNESLLGIGIAAAVLNLFNLIVVARRLPETHHGLAGPEMRDLITHVKQASESKKDEQITGVWWQDFRHLVQDKGFRIVLLLGFLQVFGFIGVESVLSLMLNDAFMITEQRQQYYAFMYIGFMLVLVNGGLTRPLIQRMGEVRTLNLGQLLLGITMIALPLVAPSLPLLYLFLFTLAAGSGLSNPSISSLTSRLAPNHMQGFALGTSQTLGALARIVGPATFGVLYQSMGGGRSLFVSAGLMLLGWIVAVLGLQSTHKRFMAEKVAGA is encoded by the coding sequence ATGATGAACGCGGCTGGAATAACCAAGGAAAAAATCCGGAAGAACGTGCTGGGCTCGGTGTTCCTCACGATATTCCTGGACCTCGTTGGTTTCGGTATGTTCATACCTGTCATACCTTTGGTCGCTCGCCGCTTTGGAGCATCGGATAGCGAAGCGGTCGCTGTTGCCAGTCTTTATTCCCTCGGTACGCTCCTGGCTGTGGCCATACTCGGGCGGCTCTCGGATTCCATGGGACGTAAAAAACTTTTATTGGGAACGGTTGCCGTCTCGACGGTTGCTCAGGTTCTGACCGGCCTCGCTCAAAGCTACCCCATACTCCTCGCCGTGCGTTTCATCGCCGGCATGGCCTCGGGTAACATTTCCGTGGCCCAGGCCTGTATCTCGGATGTCACCACTCCGCAGGAACGCGGCAAAAGCATGGCTCTGATCGGCATCGCCTTCGGTCTCGGTTTTTCCTTGGGGCCGGCGATTGGGGCTTTGATCAGTCTTCTCTTCCCCAATGAATCGCTTTTGGGCATCGGTATCGCCGCGGCCGTTCTGAATCTCTTCAACCTGATCGTCGTCGCGCGGCGTCTGCCGGAAACGCATCATGGACTCGCCGGACCCGAGATGCGCGATCTGATCACGCATGTGAAGCAGGCCAGCGAGAGCAAAAAAGATGAGCAGATCACCGGCGTGTGGTGGCAGGATTTTCGTCATCTTGTGCAGGACAAAGGCTTTCGCATCGTTCTCCTGCTCGGGTTTCTGCAGGTGTTCGGCTTTATCGGTGTGGAATCGGTTTTGTCGCTGATGCTGAATGATGCCTTCATGATCACCGAGCAAAGGCAGCAGTACTATGCTTTCATGTACATCGGCTTTATGCTCGTCCTCGTAAACGGCGGACTGACCCGACCTCTGATTCAAAGAATGGGTGAAGTGCGAACCCTGAACCTCGGACAGCTTCTGCTCGGCATCACCATGATCGCCCTGCCTCTCGTGGCTCCGAGCCTCCCGCTTCTTTATCTCTTTCTCTTCACGCTCGCGGCCGGATCGGGTTTATCCAACCCGTCGATCTCGTCCCTCACCAGCCGTCTTGCGCCGAATCACATGCAGGGATTTGCGCTCGGAACGTCCCAGACTTTGGGAGCTTTGGCCCGCATCGTCGGCCCTGCGACTTTCGGTGTCCTTTACCAGTCGATGGGCGGCGGGCGCTCGCTTTTTGTTTCGGCGGGTTTGATGCTGCTGGGCTGGATCGTTGCCGTGCTGGGTCTTCAAAGCACGCACAAGCGCTTCATGGCGGAAAAGGTCGCGGGCGCCTGA